The Cynocephalus volans isolate mCynVol1 chromosome 16, mCynVol1.pri, whole genome shotgun sequence DNA segment TTATCTTAGTTAATTCCCACAGCAACTATGAGAGATAGGTGGTAATATCTTCCTATTACAGATGCAAAAACTGGAaatcagagaggtaaagtgactacCTTGAGGACACACAGCAAGTAAATGACAGAACCTAGACTAGAACCCATTCTTAAAACTTtggcttccttctcttttctttaatgaactcaaatattttttatcacccacttaacttttattaatttatatttcaggACAAGCACCTCCGTGTTGGTACTCAAAGTACCTTAACAGGAACATGCCCATGTGAAGGGCTTGGTCATCAGGAAAGCAAACtgtcttttaaagagaaaaattgtaaaactGTGGTAGGTTGAGATCCTGCATCAGGATATTTTTATGTATGGCTGCTTTTAactcaaatgaataaattattcccAACTTAAAAAGTAAGAACAACacgaatgtacttaatgccactaaactgtacacctaaaaatggttaaaatggtaaattttatatatattttaccacaataaaaataataaaaacagaaaactaggGAAGCACAGAGATTTTCTTTAATTGTGTCCTCTCATACCCAGATTTTTCAAGGTCAATAATGAGAGCTCTACATGTAAGAtccaaaggaaaaatttggtTCTGAAAACAGTAtccttttgttttatgttttaagttACACTTGCCTTTTTCATGAATGTAGATATACATAGGTGTGGGAAAAAAGTAATTATTGGTCATTGTATAGAGCTATGCTGTCTGATAGAGTAGCCACTAGACACATGTAGCTATAAACATGTGAAACATAGTAGTTTAATACAGTCTGAATGAAGATATACCATAATACATAAAATACACTATgtacaaaatattataatttattaataattttttacaccgattacatgttgaaataattatattttgatatattgggttaaataaaatattttattaagattaattttacctgtttctttttgttttaatgcagctagtaaaaatgtaaatgttacatatgtggcttgtactatatttctattggacagcattGGTGCAGATGCAGTATAGCATGATGGCTGAGAGCACTGACTCTGGAGCCTAATTAGTGTTTGATTCTTAGTTCCAcgacttactagttgtgtgaccttgggcaagtgacaacctctgtgcctcagtttctcactctGTAACATAAAGACAATGAAAATACTCCTAGAAttattgtgagcattaaatgaaggCCTGGCACATTTGTGCTCTGTTGGTAGTATCAATGTGCCATTAGACACAATGACAAAGAACTATGTGGTAAAAATTCAATGTATATTAGTGTCTGTAAACAGGGTTTGAAAATTCATTAGTTAGGGCTTGAAACTTCTACCAACATGGATAGGTAAGCTTCTCCAGGCATAGATAAGCTTCTGAGATTCTGGGAAACCTTCTAGCCCTATTTTTCTCtacccttccccccaacaatgtttCAACATTGGGCAGAAATTAGATGTAAACACTAGAAGTTTTAGTCCATAGCCAAAGTATAACTATGATGCTAAGAAGCATATATACTGTTGCCAAGCCCACATCTTCCCTTTCTCATTCTCACAGGTTCCCAATGCTCCACCTGCTTATGAGAAACTTTCTGCAGAGCAGTCACCACCACCTTATTCACCTTAAGAGCCAGCGAGGAACCTGAGAAATGCTCGAAGTGATTTTCCTCACACTTTTGCTTGAATTTAACATAGACATCTAATGTTCTGCTTTGGAATGCTGCAGGAACCATGTACATCATCTCTAATAACAAGCCAGTGTTAAATTCTAGTAGGGCAACTAGCAGTACTAATCAAGTGAAGAAATGATGAGAAAtagtaaaatgggaaaaactttATCAATAAATGTTGTAATACATGATACTATGTTTCAGTATAAATGCTAATAAATCTATGATGATATTTTCTGAGGGGTAGAATTCAAGTTGGTATTCTGGGGCCATCCAATTCCTTTGACTTGAAATT contains these protein-coding regions:
- the MLANA gene encoding melanoma antigen recognized by T-cells 1 → MPSEGAHFSYGNLRKRHGHSHITAEAAMGIGILIAILGILLLIGCWYCRRRSGYRTLTDKHLRVGTQSTLTGTCPCEGLGHQESKLSFKEKNCKTVVPNAPPAYEKLSAEQSPPPYSP